The following proteins are encoded in a genomic region of Lachnospiraceae bacterium KM106-2:
- a CDS encoding flagellar motor switch protein FliG has translation MNKNAELSGTQKAAILLITLGPEKSASVFKHLKEDEIEQLTLEIANTRSVNPETKESVMDEFYEICLAQQYIAEGGINYAKELLEKALGTDKAKDVIGKLTASLQVRPFEFVRKTDASQLLNFIQDEHPQTIALILSYLSPGQASTIISSLTPDKQADVAKRIAQMDRTSPDVIKEVEKVLERKLASLVNQDYTIVGGVDSIVDILNTVDRSTEKHIMETLEVEEPELADEIRKKMFVFEDILSLDDKSIQRVLREVDNNELAVALKGSNEEVQSVIFNNLSKRLATMIREDMDYMGPVRLKDVEEAQQKIVNIIRKLEDSAEIIISRGGGDEIVV, from the coding sequence ATGAATAAGAATGCAGAATTATCAGGAACACAAAAAGCAGCGATTCTCTTAATTACTCTTGGACCTGAGAAATCAGCTTCCGTATTTAAGCATTTAAAAGAAGATGAAATCGAGCAGTTAACGCTTGAAATCGCAAATACAAGAAGTGTAAATCCTGAGACAAAAGAATCCGTAATGGATGAGTTTTATGAAATCTGTCTTGCACAGCAATATATTGCTGAAGGTGGTATTAATTACGCGAAAGAATTATTGGAAAAAGCACTTGGTACCGACAAAGCGAAAGATGTTATCGGAAAACTTACTGCATCCTTACAAGTTCGTCCGTTTGAATTTGTTAGAAAGACAGATGCAAGTCAGTTATTAAACTTTATCCAAGATGAACATCCACAAACGATCGCATTAATTCTTTCTTACCTTTCACCGGGTCAGGCAAGTACGATCATTTCATCTTTGACACCGGATAAACAAGCAGATGTTGCAAAACGTATCGCACAGATGGATCGTACAAGTCCGGATGTAATTAAAGAAGTTGAAAAAGTGTTAGAGAGAAAGTTAGCTTCTTTAGTAAACCAAGATTACACAATTGTCGGTGGTGTGGATTCTATCGTAGATATCTTAAATACAGTTGATCGTAGTACTGAAAAACATATTATGGAAACATTGGAAGTGGAAGAACCAGAACTTGCTGATGAAATCCGTAAGAAGATGTTTGTATTCGAAGATATTTTATCTCTCGACGACAAATCTATTCAACGTGTACTTCGTGAAGTTGATAATAATGAACTTGCAGTTGCACTCAAAGGATCCAACGAAGAAGTTCAAAGTGTTATTTTCAACAACTTATCGAAACGTCTTGCTACTATGATCCGAGAAGATATGGATTATATGGGTCCTGTACGTTTGAAGGATGTTGAAGAAGCACAACAGAAAATTGTTAATATTATTCGTAAATTAGAGGATTCGGCTGAGATCATCATTTCTAGAGGTGGAGGTGACGAGATCGTTGTCTAA
- a CDS encoding flagellar basal-body rod protein FlgC translates to MAGFSTMNVSASGMTAQRLRTDIIAQNIANVNTTRDENGKPYVRKTVVFSEKTQPNFNSVLGSTMATVGSGVKVTEIANDTETAMKKVYDPSHPDADADGYVTYPNVDSVTEMTNLIDASRSYEANVTAFNATKSMALKSLEVGK, encoded by the coding sequence ATGGCAGGATTTAGTACAATGAATGTTAGTGCGTCAGGTATGACAGCACAACGTCTAAGAACAGACATTATTGCACAGAATATTGCGAATGTGAACACTACAAGAGATGAAAATGGTAAGCCTTATGTAAGAAAAACAGTAGTTTTTTCGGAAAAGACACAACCAAATTTTAATTCTGTTCTCGGCAGTACAATGGCAACAGTAGGAAGTGGTGTAAAGGTAACAGAGATAGCAAATGATACAGAAACTGCTATGAAGAAAGTATATGATCCATCACATCCTGATGCTGACGCGGATGGTTATGTTACATATCCAAATGTAGATTCAGTTACAGAAATGACAAACTTAATTGACGCAAGCCGTTCTTATGAAGCAAACGTTACAGCGTTTAATGCAACAAAGAGTATGGCGCTTAAGTCTTTGGAAGTTGGAAAATAA
- a CDS encoding flagellar basal-body rod protein FlgB, whose product MINSSAYNYINVLERTSDVSWKRNSLISNNIANVDTPNYKRKDVSFNSYLTSALSGGSSLDEGVNNLDLSKVTGNVYTDHATLSYRTDGNNVDIDTETSNLAQNQVKYYTMLDSITQEFSRLKTVLNSK is encoded by the coding sequence ATGATTAATTCAAGTGCGTATAATTATATCAATGTTTTAGAAAGAACTTCAGATGTCAGCTGGAAGCGTAATTCCTTGATATCTAACAATATTGCGAATGTGGATACCCCAAATTATAAGAGAAAAGATGTATCTTTTAATTCTTATTTGACTAGTGCGTTATCTGGAGGGAGTTCGCTTGATGAAGGAGTAAATAATCTTGATTTGTCGAAAGTGACGGGAAATGTTTATACAGATCATGCAACACTAAGTTATAGAACTGATGGTAACAATGTTGATATTGATACAGAAACATCAAATTTGGCACAAAATCAAGTCAAATATTATACAATGTTGGATTCGATTACTCAAGAATTTAGTCGTTTGAAAACAGTGTTGAATAGTAAATAA
- a CDS encoding flagellar hook-basal body complex protein FliE, which translates to MVNETNDLTNSAEEAEMDYALGNSDNPLTLMVAQNKANVSLQYTTAVRSAVLDAYKEIMNLQF; encoded by the coding sequence ATGGTGAATGAGACAAATGATTTGACAAATTCGGCAGAAGAGGCAGAGATGGATTATGCATTAGGAAACAGTGATAACCCATTGACTCTAATGGTTGCTCAGAACAAAGCAAATGTGTCACTTCAATATACGACTGCTGTTAGAAGCGCGGTACTAGACGCGTATAAAGAAATCATGAATTTACAATTCTAG
- a CDS encoding flagellar protein FliJ, translated as MGKFNFRLENILQIKYKLEDEAKNAYGSAKHKLDEEQDKLTKLQQRKDHYQAMLCGQVKSKLVVREIISCENAVETMKYKMRVQQVVVNQHIQLVENARIKMNDAVIERKTYEKLREKEFEKFVKEMAMKEAKEIDELVSYKFNQTSEDV; from the coding sequence ATGGGAAAGTTTAATTTTCGATTAGAAAATATATTGCAAATTAAATATAAGTTAGAAGATGAAGCAAAGAATGCTTATGGTTCTGCAAAACATAAGTTGGATGAGGAACAAGATAAGTTAACTAAGCTACAGCAAAGAAAAGATCATTATCAGGCTATGCTGTGTGGTCAAGTGAAATCAAAACTTGTGGTAAGAGAGATCATCTCTTGCGAGAATGCAGTAGAGACAATGAAATATAAGATGCGAGTACAACAGGTAGTCGTGAATCAGCATATACAGCTTGTAGAAAATGCAAGAATTAAAATGAATGATGCTGTCATTGAAAGAAAAACTTATGAAAAGCTGAGAGAAAAAGAGTTCGAAAAGTTCGTAAAAGAAATGGCGATGAAAGAAGCCAAAGAAATTGATGAACTAGTGAGCTATAAATTCAATCAAACAAGTGAGGATGTGTAG
- a CDS encoding Flagellum-specific ATP synthase FliI, which translates to MINLQKYRELTTKSYMKQYGKVAKVIGLTVESIGPDAKLNDLCRIVSNDKSHTIMAEVVGFKENRILLMPYSNVEGIGVGATVENTNQPLQVVVGDELLGKTLDGLGRPLDGSTIDSNITYSVDAEAPDPMSRQLIDSVLPLGVKAVDGLLTVGKGQRIGIFAGSGVGKSTLLGMFARNTKADINVIALIGERGREVREFIERDLGPEGMKRSVVVVATSDKTALIRKKAAMTATAIAEYFRDQGKDVLLMMDSVTRFSMAQREIGLASGEPPVSRGYPPSVYAEMPKLLERAGNSDVGSITGLYTVLVDGDDFNEPIADTARGILDGHIVLSRKLGHKNHYPAIDVLQSISRVMSSIVSNEHKKAAGQIKNIMATYNEAEDLINIGAYKPGSNKNIDDSIEKIDQVNDFLKQDVNAKYLFEDELGMMLDMFEEQNA; encoded by the coding sequence ATGATTAATTTACAAAAGTATAGGGAATTAACAACAAAATCTTATATGAAGCAATATGGTAAAGTCGCAAAGGTCATAGGATTGACAGTCGAATCAATTGGACCGGATGCAAAACTGAATGACTTATGCCGCATTGTATCTAATGACAAATCTCATACCATTATGGCTGAGGTTGTTGGTTTTAAAGAAAATAGAATACTATTAATGCCTTATAGCAATGTAGAAGGAATTGGTGTAGGAGCAACCGTAGAGAATACAAATCAGCCGCTGCAAGTAGTAGTTGGTGATGAATTACTTGGAAAGACCTTAGATGGTCTGGGAAGACCACTTGATGGTTCGACGATTGATAGTAATATTACGTATTCGGTAGATGCAGAAGCTCCTGATCCGATGAGTCGTCAACTAATTGATTCTGTCCTGCCACTTGGTGTAAAAGCGGTTGACGGATTATTAACAGTTGGGAAAGGCCAGAGAATTGGTATCTTTGCCGGATCTGGTGTTGGTAAATCAACCTTACTCGGTATGTTTGCTCGAAACACGAAAGCGGATATCAATGTGATCGCATTGATCGGCGAACGTGGTAGAGAGGTAAGAGAGTTCATTGAACGAGATCTAGGACCGGAGGGTATGAAACGTTCCGTAGTTGTAGTCGCGACTAGTGATAAGACAGCTTTGATCCGTAAGAAAGCAGCGATGACCGCAACGGCGATCGCTGAATATTTCAGAGATCAAGGGAAAGATGTTTTATTGATGATGGATTCGGTTACTCGTTTTTCGATGGCTCAGAGAGAGATAGGACTAGCCAGTGGAGAACCGCCGGTATCTCGAGGATATCCACCTAGTGTATATGCCGAAATGCCTAAGCTATTAGAGCGAGCTGGTAATTCAGATGTCGGTTCCATAACAGGATTGTACACAGTCTTAGTTGATGGTGATGATTTTAATGAACCTATTGCTGATACAGCCAGAGGTATTCTTGACGGTCATATTGTTTTATCAAGAAAACTTGGCCATAAAAACCACTATCCAGCGATTGATGTCTTACAAAGTATTTCTCGTGTAATGAGTTCCATTGTATCAAATGAACATAAAAAGGCCGCAGGCCAGATTAAAAATATTATGGCTACTTATAATGAAGCTGAAGATCTGATCAATATCGGCGCTTATAAGCCGGGTTCTAATAAAAATATTGATGATTCAATCGAAAAGATTGACCAAGTAAATGATTTCTTAAAACAAGATGTAAATGCAAAATATCTATTTGAAGATGAATTAGGAATGATGTTAGATATGTTTGAAGAACAGAATGCCTAA
- a CDS encoding GTP-sensing transcriptional pleiotropic repressor codY, translating into MGVQLLDKTRKINKLLHNNNSHKVVFNDICEVLSDILESNILVISKKGKVLGVYNRTDICEIDEFIKNSVGGYIDGLLNERLLNVLSIKENVNLATFGFDMNDVERYEAIITPIDIAGERLGSLFIYKCDSQYTIDDIILSEYGTTVVGLEMMRSVNEENAEETRKIQIVKSAISTLSFSELEAITHIFDELEGNEGILVASKIADRVGITRSVIVNALRKFESAGVIESRSSGMKGTYIKVLNDVVFDELKKIKENK; encoded by the coding sequence ATGGGCGTACAATTGTTAGATAAAACAAGAAAGATTAATAAACTTTTACATAACAATAATTCGCATAAAGTTGTTTTTAATGACATTTGCGAAGTTTTAAGCGACATATTAGAATCAAATATTTTAGTTATTAGTAAAAAGGGAAAAGTTTTAGGTGTTTATAATAGAACTGATATTTGTGAAATTGATGAATTTATTAAAAACAGCGTCGGAGGTTATATTGATGGCCTGCTAAATGAAAGATTGTTGAATGTCCTTTCTATAAAAGAAAATGTGAATTTGGCAACCTTTGGTTTTGATATGAATGATGTGGAACGTTACGAAGCGATTATCACTCCTATTGATATTGCAGGAGAACGTTTAGGATCATTATTTATTTATAAGTGTGATTCTCAATATACAATTGATGATATCATTCTTAGTGAATATGGTACAACGGTAGTTGGTCTTGAAATGATGAGATCTGTAAATGAAGAAAATGCAGAGGAAACAAGAAAGATACAAATCGTTAAATCTGCAATTAGTACATTATCTTTCTCTGAATTAGAAGCGATAACTCATATCTTTGATGAGCTTGAAGGAAACGAAGGAATCTTAGTGGCAAGTAAGATAGCGGATCGAGTGGGAATTACAAGATCGGTTATTGTAAATGCACTTCGAAAGTTCGAAAGCGCGGGAGTTATTGAATCGAGATCATCTGGCATGAAGGGAACATACATAAAGGTTCTAAATGATGTGGTTTTCGATGAATTGAAAAAAATTAAAGAGAATAAATAA
- a CDS encoding flagellar M-ring protein FliF, with protein MQERLKHIKESVLAFWNKYSKKQKTIVISILAAIVITVVILSIALTRKEYKNLTTCEDTKSASEVMDLMTKEGIDAKLGDDNLTILVDKSKYKDAVLVVGKNDVQTSSGMTYDDVFSGGISTTESDKKRKSTLALQNDVRSKLMTMSGIKDAVVYINQPEDDYTIISEATQANVSVMLTLENNTEITAENAQNIASFLSNMVGNDKTDNVTIIDSKGNLLFGGDSSSTLGGNISSVYEYKQKLTNNIMKNVKELLLKNGSYNDVQIGASNIKFDMNKVSELYTEYTPAEGQEQGLYSKSYTYKAEGAGSSSGTPGTDSNDSDSTSYQIDTSGDTSSKVTQEQYEYLPNEKKTNTEYEVGAVKPDESSMGIVLTEYKVYNEDELKNNGDLDGTTWEKFVSDNNKKTKLKVDDDTLNLIASTTGIATNNLTVTAWQQPIFQASEEKGTNYNTILMIVLAALILGLLGFIVFKGTKPVEVVEEEPELSVEQLLATTKENQSLEDIEFGDKSETRKMVEKFVDDNPEAVAQLLRNWLNEDWG; from the coding sequence ATGCAAGAGAGATTGAAACACATTAAGGAAAGCGTGCTTGCTTTCTGGAATAAGTATTCGAAAAAACAAAAGACAATCGTAATTAGTATTTTAGCAGCAATCGTTATCACAGTTGTTATTCTAAGCATTGCATTGACTAGAAAAGAATATAAGAACTTAACAACTTGTGAAGATACTAAAAGTGCCAGCGAAGTAATGGATCTGATGACTAAAGAGGGAATCGACGCTAAGCTTGGCGATGATAATTTGACAATACTAGTTGATAAGTCGAAATATAAAGATGCTGTTTTAGTAGTTGGTAAGAATGATGTTCAAACTTCATCTGGAATGACATACGATGATGTGTTTTCAGGTGGCATTAGTACAACAGAATCTGATAAAAAAAGAAAAAGCACACTTGCATTACAAAATGATGTAAGAAGCAAGCTGATGACGATGTCAGGTATTAAAGATGCAGTTGTTTATATCAATCAGCCAGAAGATGATTATACGATCATTTCAGAAGCAACTCAGGCAAATGTCAGCGTTATGTTAACTCTTGAAAACAATACTGAGATAACTGCTGAGAATGCACAAAATATTGCAAGTTTCTTATCTAATATGGTTGGAAATGATAAAACAGATAATGTTACGATCATCGATAGTAAAGGTAATTTATTATTCGGTGGAGATTCTAGTTCTACTTTAGGTGGCAACATTAGTTCTGTTTATGAGTATAAACAGAAATTAACAAACAATATCATGAAGAATGTAAAAGAATTACTTCTTAAAAATGGTAGTTACAATGATGTTCAGATCGGTGCTTCTAATATCAAATTTGATATGAACAAAGTATCTGAATTATATACAGAATATACTCCAGCAGAAGGTCAGGAACAAGGACTTTACTCAAAGAGTTACACTTATAAAGCTGAGGGCGCAGGATCATCAAGTGGTACACCTGGAACTGATTCAAATGATTCGGATTCTACTAGCTACCAGATTGATACATCTGGAGATACTTCAAGCAAAGTTACACAAGAACAGTATGAATATCTTCCTAATGAAAAGAAGACAAATACAGAATATGAAGTAGGAGCTGTTAAGCCAGACGAATCTAGTATGGGTATCGTTCTTACAGAATATAAAGTTTACAATGAAGATGAATTAAAGAACAATGGTGACTTAGACGGGACTACTTGGGAAAAATTCGTCTCTGATAATAATAAGAAGACAAAATTAAAAGTTGACGATGATACATTGAATCTTATAGCATCTACAACTGGTATCGCTACAAACAATTTAACGGTTACCGCTTGGCAACAACCAATCTTCCAAGCATCTGAAGAAAAAGGAACAAACTACAATACGATCCTTATGATCGTGTTAGCTGCCTTGATCTTAGGCTTACTTGGATTTATCGTATTCAAAGGAACAAAACCAGTTGAAGTGGTTGAAGAAGAACCTGAATTATCTGTTGAGCAATTACTTGCTACAACGAAAGAAAATCAATCTCTTGAAGATATTGAATTTGGGGACAAATCTGAAACGCGTAAAATGGTTGAAAAATTCGTGGATGATAATCCAGAAGCCGTGGCACAGTTATTACGTAACTGGCTGAATGAAGATTGGGGGTAA
- a CDS encoding flagellar assembly protein FliH, protein MKQNDVKVIETNWQSFVSPVSEVSDAGENLQEGTFQSGLEVKEVANYEEEEERHREQMDALLAVAKNEAEQIVNQAKEEAEAIRIAAVEDGEKQGYEQGLEQASEEIARKKEELERKLAEVDDIIEEEKAKLEPQFVSVMIDLIESITGVLIKEHEDMILYLLKKGMRGMEKCDEVSVRISEEDYEFVTSKQSVLIEQLGENTILDIVKDETLSKNQCFIDTKDKKINCSLDLQLSGLITDLKLLSKC, encoded by the coding sequence GTGAAACAAAATGATGTAAAAGTGATTGAAACAAATTGGCAGTCTTTTGTAAGTCCTGTATCGGAAGTATCCGATGCAGGCGAAAACCTGCAAGAGGGTACATTTCAGTCCGGCCTTGAAGTAAAAGAGGTTGCAAACTACGAGGAAGAGGAAGAGCGACATAGAGAGCAGATGGACGCTCTTCTGGCAGTGGCAAAAAATGAGGCTGAACAGATCGTCAATCAGGCAAAAGAGGAAGCGGAAGCGATTCGTATTGCTGCGGTTGAAGATGGTGAAAAACAAGGGTATGAACAAGGGCTAGAACAAGCGTCGGAAGAAATCGCTAGGAAGAAAGAAGAGCTGGAGCGAAAGTTAGCCGAGGTCGATGACATTATCGAAGAAGAAAAAGCAAAGCTAGAACCCCAATTCGTATCAGTTATGATCGACTTGATTGAATCCATTACAGGTGTTCTTATTAAAGAACATGAAGATATGATTCTTTACTTATTAAAAAAGGGAATGCGTGGAATGGAAAAATGTGATGAGGTATCCGTTCGAATTTCGGAAGAGGATTATGAATTTGTCACTTCAAAACAGTCAGTACTTATAGAACAATTAGGGGAGAATACGATTCTAGATATCGTAAAAGATGAAACATTATCTAAAAACCAGTGCTTTATTGATACCAAAGATAAGAAGATCAATTGCAGCTTAGATTTACAGCTATCAGGATTGATCACAGATCTTAAGTTATTAAGTAAATGTTGA
- a CDS encoding flagellar protein FlbB, protein MARKNKNQDLDMDMDFENEEQEGKGSKVVSGLIGFVIFLIFLGLIMLFIKLDIGGLGSQVLRPVLKDVPVINKVLPEASDADLAFENNYQYDNLTDANAKIKELEKQLESAQNSLKEANTDTSDLKKEVKRLKVFEKEQTEFKKRVEEFDDKVVFNDKAPDIEEYKKFYEGIEPENASKIYQEVVKQMQADAKTEEQANRYAKMEPANAARALEVMTGDIDLVAEILSAMKPAASAAIMNEMDPNFTAKVTKKMTTIDE, encoded by the coding sequence ATGGCAAGAAAGAATAAAAATCAAGATTTAGATATGGATATGGATTTCGAAAATGAAGAGCAAGAAGGAAAAGGAAGTAAGGTTGTTTCTGGATTGATCGGATTCGTAATCTTTTTAATCTTCCTTGGTTTAATCATGTTATTTATCAAATTGGATATCGGTGGATTGGGAAGCCAAGTACTTCGTCCTGTATTAAAAGATGTTCCGGTAATTAACAAGGTGCTTCCTGAAGCATCAGATGCTGATCTTGCATTTGAAAACAACTATCAATACGATAATTTAACAGATGCAAATGCAAAAATTAAAGAATTAGAAAAACAGTTAGAATCTGCTCAGAATAGTTTGAAAGAAGCAAATACAGATACTTCTGATCTTAAAAAAGAAGTAAAACGACTAAAAGTATTTGAAAAGGAACAAACAGAATTTAAGAAACGAGTAGAAGAATTTGATGATAAGGTTGTCTTTAATGACAAAGCCCCTGATATCGAAGAGTATAAGAAATTCTATGAGGGAATCGAACCAGAAAATGCATCTAAGATTTATCAAGAAGTTGTAAAACAGATGCAGGCAGATGCAAAGACAGAAGAACAAGCAAACAGATATGCTAAGATGGAACCTGCGAATGCAGCAAGAGCACTTGAAGTTATGACAGGTGATATTGACTTAGTAGCAGAAATCCTTAGTGCTATGAAACCAGCAGCTAGTGCAGCGATCATGAATGAAATGGATCCTAACTTCACAGCTAAGGTTACGAAGAAGATGACTACGATAGACGAGTAA